In a genomic window of Myotis daubentonii chromosome X, mMyoDau2.1, whole genome shotgun sequence:
- the SCML1 gene encoding sex comb on midleg-like protein 1, whose amino-acid sequence MMSSCSGEVDVVRTRITTCDDDNGILYAYQSKAGYANANQQNVQADTSHEERQKTIVDILSRCQVIQDAVQKLDKKFNIIHKKVAKIYRFRTKLIWQNRKPLGYAYKHYTYLLSRKVKLQKKEEDVSLPASLSYTASYSPTIPVRRPTYDSQSNIAGTYGSSQDSIMRDYNTEETRLSQSPKFPSVYTQEDPPYYASDELVQRSPCSQGSHSSTNVFSAAQASTSVPAAKPEMMAYPALQERDCPGHDTSSSHIPATASSGSSAETDQCEVHDFPDDPSAWTVDDVVLFLQHLDPEIFAPIANTFRHHDIDGSALLLLPTDIMIKHMGIKLGTALKLCHYIKKLKAHKGIDF is encoded by the exons ATGATGTCTAGCTGCTCCGGTGAAGTTGATGTG GTAAGAACTCGAATCACTACttgtgatgatgataatggcatTCTTTATGCATATCAATCAAAGGCTGGATATGCCAATGCAAAT CAGCAAAATGTACAGGCTGACACATCCCATGAAGAGCGCCAAAAAACAATTGTGGATATCCTGAGTCGTTGCCAG GTCATCCAAGATGCTGTTCAAAAGCTGGATAAGAAGTTTAATATCATTCATAAAAAGGTTGCAAAAATTTACCGTTTTCGTACAAAATTAATCTGGCAAAATCGG AAGCCACTTGGATATGCATACAAACATTATACTTACCTGCTTTCTCGAAAGGTCAAAttgcagaaaaaggaggaggatgtGTCTCTTCCTGCTTCATTGTCTTATACAGCAAGTTATAGCCCAACTATACCAGTAAGAAGACCAACATATGATTCCCAGAGCAACATTGCAGGAACATATGGCTCATCACAGGATTCCATAATGCGTGATTACAACACTGAAGAGACGCGTCTTAGCCAGAGTCCAAAATTCCCTTCTGTCTACACACAGGAAGATCCACCATATTACGCTTCTGATGAGCTAGTGCAGCGCTCCCCTTGCAGTCAAGGGTCTCACAGCTCCACCAATGTCTTCTCAGCTGCCCAAGCTTCCACATCAGTACCTGCAGCTAAGCCTGAGATGATGGCTTATCCAGCTTTGCAGGAAAGGGATTGCCCGGGTCATGACACCTCATCTTCCCACATCCCAGCCACTGCCT CTTCAGGTTCATCAGCTGAAACTGACCAGTGTGAGGTACACGACTTCCCTGATGACCCTTCAGCTTGGACAGTAGATGATGTGGTCCTGTTTCTACAGCATTTAGATCCTGAGATATTCGCCCCCATTGCCAACACCTTCAGGCATCAT GACATTGATGGGTCAGCTCTGCTACTGCTCCCGACTGATATTATGATAAAGCATATGGGAATTAAGCTGGGGACAGCTCTGAAGTTGTGCCACTACATCAAAAAGCTTAAAGCACACAAAGGCattgatttttga